One segment of Carya illinoinensis cultivar Pawnee chromosome 13, C.illinoinensisPawnee_v1, whole genome shotgun sequence DNA contains the following:
- the LOC122292328 gene encoding F-box protein At2g26850-like has product MLLYFLITCFSFILFIKSLPLKPLPQWADEMRLLPLRFWKDLSLFHISVLIKNTLRSCYLPLVPYNMSLIKKSLSSKVENVEETEEMSVLDLPELALECILERLPPAALFSTAAVCSSLRERCLSDHLWEKHMKRKWDRIIGPAAYREWQWYIALKKDSNNLKQGKHKGLMRLLSLSWPLSWFRSKVNDIGKQRISLPVDSIMAWYLALETGRFWFPAQVYNRENGNVGFMLSCYDAEVSYDCRTDTFQARYPPHGRRAAAPENGVPWERLRAPPVDTPPHDLHISDSLHELHPGNHIEIQWRRNKEFPYGWWYGVVGHLESCDGNENYCRCQNSDTVVLEFNHYTPGSRWRRTIINRKDHREEGNEADGFYGGIRKLKNEDEISTWKRLWPAEVLE; this is encoded by the exons ATGTTACTTTACTTCTTGATCACTTGCTTCTCCTTCATCCTCTTTATAAAGTCCCTCCCTCTCAAACCGCTCCCACAATGGgctgatgagatgagattgttgCCCCTCAGGTTTTGGAAAGACTTATCACTCTTCCACATATCTGTGTTGATAAAGAATACTCTACGTAGTTGTTATCTTCCTCTAGTTCCCTACAATATGTCCCTGATAAAGAAGAGTCTAAGTTCCAAGGTGGAGAATGTCGAGGAGACTGAAGAGATGTCGGTGTTAGACTTGCCAGAATTGGCCTTGGAATGCATTCTTGAGAGGCTACCTCCTGCTGCACTTTTTAGCACGGCGGCTGTTTGTAGTTCTTTGAGGGAAAGATGTCTGAGTGACCACCTTTGGGAGAAGCACATGAAACGGAAATGGGATAGAATTATCGGTCCAGCTGCATACAGGGAGTGGCAATGGtatattgctttgaaaaaggATTCGAACAATCTAAAGCAAGGCAAGCACAAGGGCCTCATGAGGCTTCTCTCTCTTAGTTGGCCTCTTTCATGGTTTAGATCGAAGGTCAATGATATTGGCAAGCAAAGAATTTCTTTGCCCGTGGATTCGATCATGGCTTGGTATCTTGCTCTTGAAACTGGCAGGTTCTGGTTCCCTGCTCAGGTCTACAACCGCGAG AATGGCAATGTTGGGTTCATGTTGTCATGCTATGATGCTGAGGTTAGCTATGACTGCCGCACTGACACCTTCCAAGCCAG GTACCCACCTCATGGAAGAAGAGCAGCTGCTCCTGAAAATGGCGTGCCGTGGGAAAGGCTAAGAGCACCACCTGTTGATACTCCTCCACACGATCTTCATATCTCTGACAGTCTACATGAGTTACACCCCGGCAATCACATCGAGATTCAGTGGAGAAGAAACAAAGAGTTCCCTTATG GTTGGTGGTATGGTGTAGTTGGTCACTTGGAATCATGTGATGGGAATGAAAATTACTGCCGTTGTCAGAATAGTG ATACTGTAGTGCTGGAATTTAACCATTACACCCCTGGTTCGCGGTGGAGACGTACAATTATCAACAGGAAAGACCACAGGGAAGAGGGGAATGAGGCAGATGGGTTTTATGGAGGAATCAGAAAGCTTAAGAACGAGGATGAGATTTCCACATGGAAGCGACTTTGGCCAGCTGAAGTCCTGGAATAG
- the LOC122291499 gene encoding pentatricopeptide repeat-containing protein At1g03100, mitochondrial, with protein sequence MLSIRKIKHQITVNSSSALYLLLAASNSNMNRVFRCKSHGYWRCYSLCQFVSSTLTCLDTHTVVLGLLNSFTLQPKYSSTMAGRILVQARDPAKLTMDIQNAMDEGRFNDTWKLYEQHMQMEGFPRKSVVNKLLTSFAESLDVQWLEKAYGLVEQAFEEGKQTLFEKDPLVYLSYGLAKSGLPVLASTILRKLVEMEEYPPVSAWAAILAFMSQTAAGAYLAAEIILEMGYLFQDGRVDPRKKSNAPLIAMKPNTTAVNIALAGCLLFGTTRKAEQLLDMIPRIGVKYETNLLIIMAHIYERNGRKEELKKLQRYIDEAHNLSDIQFRQFYNCLITCYLKFGDLDSASNMVLEMLRKAKEARNSLAAATLLYDTASSGKKSLPAEASGQSLSQKRSEGSENNRLIRYEEFSRDRNFLKLEAEAKQMLGTLLSKLQMQVELLTTECGVLQPTERIYAKLVKAFLEVDKTKDLAKFLIKAEKENSPVSSDSSALVHVINSCISLGWLDQAHDLLDEIRFAGIRTSSSIYSSLLKAYCKANRAGEVASLLRDARKAGIQLDSSCYEALMQSKVLQKDTQGALHLFQEMKEAKIPRAGHQEFEMLVKGCEDGGEGGLMAKLLQEIKEGQRFDSGVHDWNNVIHFFCKKRLMQDAEKALMKMRSLGHPPNAQTFHSMATGYAAIGGKYVEVTELWGEMKSLASSASMKFDQELLDSVLYTFVRGAFFVRANEVVDMMEKGKMFVDKYKYRTLFLKYHKTLYKGKAPKFQTEAQLKKREAALTFKKWVGLC encoded by the coding sequence ATGCTTTCTATAAGAAAGATTAAGCACCAGATTACTGTGAATTCCTCTTCTGCTTTATATCTCTTACTTGCTGCCAGCAATAGCAACATGAATCGAGTATTTAGATGCAAATCTCATGGTTATTGGCGTTGCTATTCTCTCTGCCAGTTTGTTAGCTCCACTTTGACCTGCTTGGACACTCACACTGTTGTCTTGGGATTACTGAATAGCTTTACCCTTCAACCTAAGTATTCATCAACAATGGCTGGAAGAATTTTGGTCCAGGCTCGAGACCCAGCTAAACTAACTATGGATATACAAAATGCAATGGACGAAGGTAGATTTAATGACACATGGAAATTATATGAACAGCATATGCAGATGGAGGGTTTTCCTCGGAAATCTGTAGTGAACAAGCTTCTAACAAGTTTTGCAGAAAGCCTTGATGTTCAATGGCTTGAGAAGGCTTATGGATTAGTAGAGCAGGCTTTCGAGGAAGGTAAACAGACCTTATTTGAAAAGGATCCACTTGTATATCTCTCTTATGGTCTTGCAAAATCTGGATTACCAGTTCTTGCATCAACAATTTTAAGAAAGTTGGTAGAAATGGAAGAGTATCCCCCTGTTTCTGCTTGGGCTGCAATTTTGGCCTTCATGTCACAAACAGCTGCTGGTGCTTACCTTGCTGCTGAGATAATTCTTGAGATGGGTTACTTGTTTCAAGATGGGAGGGTGGATCCGCGTAAAAAGAGTAATGCACCTTTGATTGCTATGAAACCTAACACCACTGCTGTCAACATTGCTCTGGCAGGGTGTCTTTTGTTTGGTACGACTAGGAAAGCAGAGCAACTCCTTGACATGATACCTCGAATTGGTGTCAAATATGAGACAAACTTATTGATCATTATGGCCCATATATATGAGAGAAATGGACGAAAAGAAGAGCTGAAGAAGCTTCAAAGATATATTGATGAAGCTCATAACCTAAGTGATATTCAGTTTCGGCAGTTCTACAATTGTTTGATTACATGCTACTTAAAATTTGGTGATCTAGATTCTGCATCCAACATGGTTTTGGAAATGCTCCGAAAAGCAAAAGAAGCCAGAAATTCTCTTGCTGCAGCCACACTCTTATATGATACTGCTTCAAGTGGGAAAAAATCTCTGCCTGCTGAGGCTTCTGGGCAAAGTTTGAGTCAGAAGCGATCAGAGGGTTCGGAGAATAATAGATTAATTAGATATGAAGAGTTTTCTAGGGACAGGAATTTCCTGAAACTTGAAGCTGAAGCGAAGCAAATGCTTGGTACGTTGTTGTCTAAGTTGCAAATGCAAGTTGAATTGCTTACAACCGAATGTGGAGTTCTTCAACCAACTGAAAGAATTTATGCAAAACTGGTAAAGGCTTTTCTAGAAGTTGACAAGACCAAGGATTTGGCAAAATTCCTCATCAAGGCTGAGAAAGAAAATTCCCCAGTTTCCAGTGATAGCTCAGCCTTGGTTCATGTTATTAATTCATGCATTTCACTTGGGTGGTTAGATCAGGCACATGACCTGCTTGACGAGATTCGTTTTGCTGGGATAAGAACTAGCTCTTCCATATATTCCTCTCTCTTGAAAGCGTATTGCAAGGCAAACCGAGCAGGAGAGGTGGCATCGCTTTTAAGAGATGCTCGTAAGGCTGGCATCCAGCTAGATTCCAGCTGTTATGAGGCGCTTATGCAATCCAAAGTGCTTCAGAAAGATACACAGGGTGCCCTCCATCTATTCCAAGAGATGAAAGAGGCTAAAATACCACGAGCTGGCCATCAAGAGTTTGAGATGCTAGTTAAGGGATGTGAGGATGGTGGTGAGGGAGGGTTGATGGCAAAGCTCTTGCAGGAAATTAAGGAAGGGCAGAGATTTGATAGTGGAGTGCATGATTGGAACAATGTAATACACTTTTTTTGCAAGAAGAGATTGATGCAAGATGCTGAAAAGGCTCTGATGAAGATGAGGAGTTTGGGGCATCCCCCCAATGCTCAAACTTTTCATTCCATGGCTACTGGGTATGCAGCTATTGGGGGAAAATATGTGGAGGTGACAGAGTTGTGGGGTGAGATGAAGAGTCTTGCCTCTTCTGCATCAATGAAGTTTGATCAAGAACTTCTGGATTCTGTGCTATATACATTTGTCAGGGGTGCATTTTTTGTTCGAGCAAATGAAGTTGTGGACATGATGGAAAAAGGAAAGATGTTTGTTGACAAGTACAAATACCGAACTCTCTTCTTGAAGTACCACAAAACACTTTATAAGGGCAAGGCCCCTAAATTCCAGACAGAAGCTCAACTGAAAAAGAGAGAAGCAGCATTGACTTTTAAGAAGTGGGTGGGCTTGTGCTGA